In the genome of Streptococcus oralis, one region contains:
- a CDS encoding thioredoxin domain-containing protein → MKKQNIKSLLLVPLVFASITTGVVYAEEQPTTSSIQANDSSVVVPDLPSDKEKVEHKPSVVTPEEYEKNVTDFKKIGIEAVRQSFTEDQLEHTIYFGRKTCSHCRQFSPELKEFNNLIEKKLEYYDLDGKDFDGEAREFLFKKVGIPGTPTILYLRNGHPISGWVGGGATAQQVYDYMYSRNSPKQTETVASSEDTVTESVRDKNTRSDSKGMSDEKRTEMKISNDNPNSNSKNSGGVESINSTSKAKTTQSGNLAMLDNKNQLETLKPIFDVAQENKTSLTDVKDADYVSESITSNERLLPKTGEEESYQLLRLAIAFFMASVMIKVKQKIHK, encoded by the coding sequence ATGAAGAAACAAAATATAAAATCGCTATTACTTGTACCACTTGTATTTGCATCTATTACTACGGGTGTTGTATATGCAGAAGAACAGCCTACTACTTCATCTATCCAGGCGAATGATAGTTCTGTTGTAGTACCAGATTTGCCATCGGATAAGGAAAAGGTGGAGCATAAACCTTCTGTTGTAACCCCAGAAGAGTATGAGAAGAATGTTACGGACTTTAAAAAGATAGGTATTGAAGCTGTACGTCAATCTTTTACAGAGGATCAATTGGAACATACTATTTATTTTGGTAGAAAAACTTGCTCTCATTGTCGTCAATTTTCTCCTGAATTGAAAGAATTTAATAACTTGATTGAAAAGAAGTTAGAGTATTATGATTTGGATGGTAAGGATTTTGATGGGGAAGCGAGAGAGTTTCTATTTAAAAAAGTCGGTATTCCAGGAACACCAACAATTTTGTATTTAAGAAATGGACATCCGATATCTGGATGGGTTGGTGGCGGAGCAACTGCACAACAGGTTTATGATTATATGTACTCGAGAAACTCACCTAAGCAAACGGAAACAGTAGCATCTTCTGAGGATACAGTAACAGAAAGTGTCCGTGATAAGAATACTAGAAGTGACAGCAAAGGTATGAGTGATGAAAAAAGAACCGAAATGAAAATATCCAATGATAATCCCAATTCTAATAGTAAAAATAGTGGGGGAGTGGAGAGTATAAACTCCACTTCTAAAGCTAAAACTACTCAATCTGGCAATTTAGCAATGTTAGACAATAAGAATCAATTGGAAACTCTCAAACCTATTTTTGATGTTGCTCAAGAAAATAAAACTTCTTTAACTGATGTTAAGGATGCTGATTATGTAAGCGAATCTATTACTTCGAATGAAAGATTATTACCGAAAACAGGAGAGGAAGAAAGTTACCAACTGCTTCGGCTGGCTATCGCGTTTTTTATGGCTTCTGTAATGATTAAAGTGAAACAAAAAATTCATAAATAA
- a CDS encoding immunity protein, producing the protein MKKIFATKRNVFLVRVLFGQIPLVVSTYLFLSRQFLNFSVVFQFLLVVINLASILVTVYLTREMRLREFEDDDLVSPRTNQLMFIGLTGFMSIICLYRGITAAESYQQIIAYIGAVLCLIIMFLLMWGLKYYKK; encoded by the coding sequence ATGAAAAAAATATTTGCAACAAAACGCAATGTATTCTTAGTGAGGGTGTTGTTCGGACAGATACCTTTGGTTGTTTCTACTTATCTATTTCTATCTCGTCAGTTTTTAAATTTTTCCGTAGTTTTCCAATTTCTTTTAGTGGTTATTAACTTGGCTTCTATTTTGGTTACTGTTTATCTTACTAGGGAAATGAGATTAAGAGAGTTTGAAGATGATGATTTGGTTAGTCCTAGAACCAATCAACTCATGTTCATTGGTTTGACAGGCTTTATGTCTATTATTTGTCTGTATAGAGGTATCACAGCAGCAGAATCCTACCAACAAATAATCGCCTATATTGGCGCTGTTCTCTGCTTAATTATCATGTTTCTGCTTATGTGGGGTTTGAAGTATTATAAAAAGTAG
- a CDS encoding Blp family class II bacteriocin, whose translation MNTKMMSQFEIMDADMLACVEGGDIDWGRTISCAAGIAYGAIDGYATTYGSTFLLGPYAIGTGAIGAVLGGIGGALTC comes from the coding sequence ATGAATACAAAAATGATGTCACAATTTGAGATTATGGATGCTGATATGCTTGCTTGCGTTGAAGGTGGAGATATTGATTGGGGAAGAACAATTAGTTGTGCAGCAGGGATTGCGTATGGAGCAATTGATGGGTATGCAACAACTTATGGTTCGACATTTCTATTGGGGCCATATGCTATAGGAACAGGTGCAATTGGTGCTGTACTAGGTGGGATTGGTGGTGCACTCACCTGTTAG
- the blpA gene encoding peptide cleavage/export ABC transporter BlpA, which translates to MTSYKRTFVPQIDARDCGVAALASIAKFYGSDFSLAHLRELAKTNKEGTTALGIVKAADEMGFETRPVQADQTLFDMSDVPYPFIVHVNKEGKLQHYYVVYQTKKDYLIIGDPDPSVKITKMSKERFFSEWTGVAIFLAPKPSYQPHKDKKNGLLSFLPLIFKQKSLITYIVLSSLLVTIINIGGSYYLQGILDEYIPNQMKSTLGIISIGLVITYILQQVMGFSRDYLLTVLSQRLSIDVILSYIRHIFELPMSFFATRRTGEIISRFTDANSIIDALASTILSLFLDVSILILVGAVLLAQNPNLFLLSLISIPIYVFIIFSFMKPFEKMNHDVMQSNSMVSSAIIEDINGIETIKSLTSEENRYQNIDSEFVDYLEKSFKLSKYSILQTNLKQGTKLVLNILILWFGAQLVMSSKISIGQLITFNTLLSYFTTPMENIINLQTKLQSAKVANNRLNEVYLVESEFQAPENPVHSHFLMGDIEFDDLSYKYGFGRDTLTDINLTIKQGDKVSLVGVSGSGKTTLAKMIVNFFEPYKGHISINHQDIKNIDKKVLRRHINYLPQQAYIFNGSILENLTLGGNNMISQEDILKACELAEIRQDIEKMPMGYQTQLSDGAGLSGGQKQRIALARALLTKSPVLILDEATSGLDVLTEKKVIDNLMSLTDKTILFVAHRLSIAERTNRVIVLDQGKIIEVGSHQELMQAQGFYHHLFNK; encoded by the coding sequence ATGACTTCTTATAAACGTACATTTGTTCCACAAATAGATGCTAGAGACTGTGGTGTTGCTGCCTTAGCCTCGATTGCTAAATTCTATGGTTCAGATTTTTCTCTAGCTCACTTGAGAGAACTTGCAAAGACCAATAAAGAAGGGACGACTGCTCTTGGCATTGTAAAAGCCGCTGATGAAATGGGATTTGAAACAAGGCCTGTTCAAGCAGATCAAACGCTCTTTGACATGAGTGATGTCCCCTATCCATTTATTGTTCACGTTAACAAAGAAGGAAAACTCCAACATTACTATGTTGTCTATCAAACAAAGAAAGACTATCTGATTATTGGTGATCCTGACCCTTCTGTAAAAATCACCAAAATGTCAAAAGAACGCTTTTTCTCTGAATGGACTGGAGTAGCTATTTTTCTAGCTCCCAAACCCAGCTATCAACCCCATAAAGATAAAAAGAATGGTCTACTAAGCTTCCTTCCTCTGATTTTCAAACAAAAATCTCTCATTACTTACATTGTTCTCTCAAGCTTATTGGTCACTATTATCAATATCGGTGGTTCTTATTATCTCCAAGGAATCTTGGATGAGTATATCCCAAATCAGATGAAATCAACTTTAGGAATCATCTCAATCGGTCTAGTTATCACTTATATCCTCCAACAAGTCATGGGCTTCTCCCGTGATTATCTCCTAACTGTTCTGAGTCAGAGATTAAGCATTGATGTGATTTTATCCTATATTCGCCATATTTTTGAACTTCCTATGTCTTTCTTTGCGACACGTCGTACAGGGGAAATCATTTCACGGTTCACAGATGCCAACTCTATCATAGATGCCTTGGCTTCTACCATTCTCTCTCTTTTTCTTGATGTTTCCATTCTGATTCTTGTAGGGGCTGTCTTACTGGCACAAAACCCTAATCTCTTCCTTCTTTCTCTTATTTCCATTCCTATATACGTGTTCATCATCTTTTCTTTTATGAAGCCTTTCGAAAAAATGAACCATGATGTCATGCAAAGTAATTCTATGGTTAGCTCTGCCATTATCGAAGATATCAATGGGATTGAAACTATAAAGTCGCTCACGAGTGAAGAAAATCGCTATCAAAATATAGACAGCGAATTTGTAGATTATTTGGAAAAATCCTTTAAGCTCAGTAAATATTCTATTTTACAAACGAATTTAAAGCAGGGAACAAAATTAGTTCTGAATATCCTTATCCTATGGTTTGGCGCTCAATTAGTCATGTCGAGTAAAATTTCTATCGGTCAGCTGATTACCTTTAACACACTCCTTTCTTACTTTACAACTCCTATGGAAAATATTATCAACCTCCAAACCAAACTCCAATCTGCGAAGGTCGCTAATAACCGTTTGAACGAAGTCTATCTAGTCGAATCTGAGTTCCAAGCCCCAGAAAACCCTGTTCATTCGCATTTTTTGATGGGAGATATTGAATTTGATGACCTTTCTTATAAGTATGGTTTTGGACGAGATACTTTAACAGATATTAATCTCACGATTAAACAAGGAGATAAGGTTAGCCTAGTTGGAGTTAGTGGTTCTGGTAAAACAACTTTAGCCAAAATGATTGTCAATTTCTTTGAACCCTACAAAGGACATATTTCCATCAATCATCAGGATATTAAAAATATTGATAAAAAAGTCTTGCGCCGTCATATTAATTACCTACCCCAACAAGCCTATATCTTTAATGGATCTATTTTGGAAAACTTAACCTTGGGCGGTAATAATATGATTAGCCAAGAAGATATTCTAAAAGCTTGTGAATTAGCCGAAATCCGTCAAGATATCGAAAAAATGCCTATGGGCTATCAAACTCAGCTCTCTGATGGAGCTGGCTTATCTGGAGGACAAAAGCAACGAATCGCCCTCGCTCGTGCTCTTTTAACTAAATCTCCTGTTTTAATACTAGATGAAGCTACTAGCGGTCTTGATGTCTTGACTGAGAAAAAAGTTATAGATAATCTTATGTCCCTAACTGATAAAACCATTCTCTTTGTAGCCCATCGTCTCAGTATAGCCGAACGAACCAACCGTGTAATTGTTCTTGACCAGGGGAAAATCATTGAAGTTGGCAGTCACCAAGAGTTAATGCAGGCGCAAGGCTTCTACCATCATCTATTCAATAAATAA
- a CDS encoding bacteriocin secretion accessory protein, which produces MNPNLFRSVEFYQRRYHNYATVLIIPLSLLFTFILIFSLVATKEITVTSQGEIAPTSVIASIQSTSDNPILANHLVANQVVEKGDLLIKYSETMEESQKTALETQLQRLEKQKEGLGILKQSLEKATDLFSGEDEFGYHNTFMNFTKQARDIELGITKTNTEVSNQANLANSSSSAIEQEITKVQQQIGEYEELRDAIINKRVRLPTGNPHQSILNRYLVTSQGQTQGTAEEPFLSQINQSIAGLESSIASLKIQQAGIGSVATYDNSLETKIEVLRTQFLQTASQQQLTVENQLTELKVQLDQATQRLENNTLTAPSKGIVHLNSEFEGKNRIPTGTEIAQIFPVITDTREVLITYYVSSDYLPLLDKGQTVRLKLEKIGNHGITIIGQLQTIDQTPTRTEQGNLFKLTALAKLSNEDSKLIQYGLQGRVTSVTAKKTYFDYFKDKILTHSD; this is translated from the coding sequence ATGAATCCTAATCTTTTTAGAAGCGTCGAGTTTTATCAGAGACGTTACCATAACTATGCGACAGTGTTAATTATACCTCTTTCATTACTGTTTACTTTCATCTTGATTTTCTCCCTTGTTGCCACAAAAGAAATTACTGTTACTTCCCAAGGAGAAATCGCCCCTACAAGTGTCATTGCATCCATTCAGTCAACCAGTGATAATCCTATCCTTGCTAATCATTTAGTGGCAAATCAAGTAGTTGAAAAAGGGGACTTACTTATCAAATACTCTGAAACAATGGAAGAAAGTCAGAAAACTGCCTTAGAAACTCAATTACAAAGACTTGAGAAGCAAAAAGAAGGACTTGGAATTTTGAAACAAAGCTTAGAAAAAGCGACTGATCTTTTTTCTGGCGAGGATGAATTTGGCTACCATAATACCTTTATGAATTTTACCAAACAAGCTCGTGATATTGAACTGGGTATCACAAAGACTAACACCGAGGTTTCAAATCAAGCTAATCTTGCCAATAGCAGTTCATCAGCCATCGAACAAGAAATTACAAAAGTTCAACAACAAATTGGAGAATATGAAGAACTGAGAGATGCTATCATAAATAAAAGAGTACGCTTACCAACTGGCAATCCGCACCAGTCAATTTTAAATCGTTATCTTGTAACCTCACAAGGACAAACACAAGGAACTGCAGAGGAGCCATTTTTATCTCAAATAAATCAAAGTATTGCAGGTCTTGAATCATCTATCGCAAGCCTCAAAATTCAGCAAGCTGGGATTGGAAGTGTAGCAACTTATGATAATAGTTTAGAAACTAAAATTGAAGTACTTCGCACTCAGTTTTTACAGACAGCCTCACAACAGCAACTAACCGTGGAGAACCAATTAACAGAATTAAAAGTACAGCTAGATCAAGCGACACAGCGCTTAGAAAATAATACTTTAACCGCTCCAAGTAAAGGTATCGTTCATCTGAACAGCGAATTTGAAGGTAAAAATAGAATTCCAACTGGTACAGAAATTGCTCAAATATTCCCTGTCATCACAGATACAAGAGAAGTACTAATCACTTACTACGTATCTTCTGACTATCTACCGCTACTAGATAAAGGACAAACTGTAAGATTAAAACTGGAGAAGATTGGAAATCACGGCATTACCATCATCGGCCAACTTCAGACAATTGATCAAACTCCGACCAGAACAGAGCAAGGAAATCTCTTTAAATTAACCGCTCTTGCAAAACTATCTAACGAAGACAGTAAGCTCATCCAATATGGCTTACAAGGTCGCGTTACTAGTGTAACTGCAAAGAAAACATATTTTGATTACTTCAAAGATAAAATTTTAACACATTCTGATTAA